ggccgccgcctcccgcccgaGCCCACCCCGCCGGCAGCGCCCGGCCACGCGTGGGCCCCGCGGGCCCGGGGCGCACCTCGGGCCGCGCAGGAGGAGGAACGCGCCGGGACGGGGGAGGCACCTCCAGCCGCCCCGCTCTCCGGCTGCTCCTGGAAGCCAGGCCCCTCCAGGCGGGGTGCGGGCCCTCTCGCCCCACGGCCACGCGTGCCCGGCTCACGGCGCAGCCGGCGGCCTctcgcctccctccctcctttttttccgCCGCTTTCGGGGTCCCTGCCTTACCTAGGGCTCCTGCCGGGGGGATGCGGGTGGGAGACGCCGCCTGCTAGTGGGATGCGGACATGGACCAGGCGCCCTCCATTCTCCACACCGAGAAGGCGTAGCTGAGCCGCTCGTGGGCCACATAGCTGCAGCTTGCCATCTTGGAGTCCAGCTCGTCGCTCTGTAAGACCTGGTAGAGGAAGTCGATGTACCTGGCCGCCAGCTTGAGGGTCTGGATCTTGCTCAGCTTGTCCGAGGGCAGCGTGGGGATGATCTTCCGCAGGGCGGCGAAGGCTTCGTTCAGCGACTGCGTGCGCTGCCGCTCCCGCACGTTGGCCATGACCCGCTGGGTCTGCAGCTCCTCGTAGGACTgggggctgccgccgccgctgctgcttccgccgcccccgccgcccccgcccgccccgcacTTCTTGCCCCGCTTGCCTTGGGCCGGGCTGCAGGGCTCGTCCGCGGCCCCGACGGCGCCGCCGGCGCTGCGGCGGCTGGAGCGGCGCTTGCGCCCCCCTCTCTTGTTGTTGGGCAGCTGCTGCCGGTCCGGCTCCTCTTCGCTGTTGCTCAAGCTGTCGTCGGCGGGGGAGACTGGCGAGTTTGACTCGTCCTGCTGCATCATCTCTGGGGGGAGACGCGAGAagcgggccgggaggggggggagggcagggagaagaGGGGGGCACCTAACCCGCCAGCTCCCCCTTGATCGGCTGCTTCGCTGGCCTgcgaggagaaggaggagggaaggaaggagggaggacctcactttggggggaggggggatggcATCAGGatccaagaggaaaaaaataaaaaggccaaccaaaaaaaaaaaaaaatctctcccgATCCCTCCTTGGAGCCCCTTCGAGGTGTCTGGGATTGGGAGAAAGTTGAAGACTTGGAGGTTCTTATAGCTCCTGCTGGCGGAAAGTTTGGGGGCAGCAGTGTCATTGGCCTGACGTGGAGAGGAGGGACTTTTGCTGAGTTTTATAGGAAAGTTTCCGCTTCCCCCCCTCCACGCCCTCccccaattatttttttcaagccATTCACAAGTGATCTGGCCTcccacccccccacacacataCATCCTTACCCCGAGCTCTTTCTCGGTTTCCCTCCCCGTGGTTTCTCTCTCAAACCTCTTCGGTTCGTGCTCGGCTTTGAGGTGGTGCTgaggggccgggccgggaggtTATGGGGGTGCCCAGCACCCCGTGCGCTGCTGCAGAGGGGTCAGCGGGCCGctcagtgcctgtgctgggggcaACCACCCCGAGCGGCCGGGGGAAGCCCGCACCTCTCGGGCTTTCCTCGCCGCAGCGGGCACGGTTTGCAgcgaaaaggagaaaagggaaattaGCCGCGGGGCAGCATCCAGGCACATCCTAATTTTGTCCCGCTTTAGCACACGTCGCTCTCCCATCACTGAGCGCCCCCGCGGTCTGACTTGCCGAGGGAGTCGCACATttctgggctggggaggggtggCGACACAGCCTCGTCCTGTCAGGCTGGAGGACTGCGCTCGGAGAAAGCCATCTTCAGAGGTGGAAGCAGCGGGGAAACCAAGCACTGGCTTCGTACATGCATAAGCACCAGTCCTTGAGCTCGTCTTAAGAGAAACCCGGGAGGATCGGCGTCTCCAACCTGGCACACCGGGAGACGGAAGGGTGTACAGACCCTCTTTGCCCACACTCTGTGTGTGCTGATCACTCACTTCATTCCGTCCTCCCACAAGGCGCCTGAGTCCGGCACTTCCTGGGAAAAGAgattatttatttcaatttctCTTCTATGTTTGCAGCCAAAGCTTCCCATCCCCCGCCTTTGTGCCTCCTTCCCCCGCTCGCTGGCAGCACGCAGCAGGTGGTGTGTCTTTTTAACAACAGCTCAGGTTCAAACGGGGAACGCCTGGGAGGGAAAGCTAGAAATTGCCATCCATCAGTAAACGGGGCGAagcctctgctccctgcctggggaCCGCGCTCCGCCGCTGCCGGcctggcagcccctgcctgGACGGGCACCGCCGGGTGCGGGGCGGAGCGGGCAGCGCCGGCAACGCAGTGGCTCCCGGCTTGTTCCAGGTGTGAGGGCGGACAGGGCGAACGGAAAAACAGGGGAGCGATAAATCCCAGGCATGAAATAAGACAAGGCATGTGGAAGAGCGCTGTCATCTTCTTCGGAGAAGAGAGTCGTCCCTCCCCTCTGCCTGGGGACTGACTCCCTTTCCTCCGGGCAGAGGCGTCTCATCGCGGGAGCTGCCAGGGGCCAGGACCCTCCGCGGCCGCCGCCGAGGGGCAGCCAGCCCGCCCcggccgctggccccggccccgccgcagcGCCCGTCGGGCACCCGCCGCCGGAGCTGTCCCGACGCTTCTCCGCTCGCTGCCCTCTCGGCGAGCTCTACTCCTCTTGTCTTCCATCCCGCGGTGCGAGCACATAGCAGTCTTCCCTAAACATTCTTTATTGGGAAACAGCTGGAAACAGGACCGGGGAGGAAACAGGGACCGCCTTAGAAGGCAAGGGAAGGCACGCCGGCACTCAGACCCACAGTGAGCCTGCACAGCTTCCCTGGCTTTTGGCTTGTTCCTGATGTGTCTTCTGCGACCACAGGCCTCTCCACTCATCCTAACACCATAGCTTGTCAGGAGAGCTTCAGGGGTTCCCTTGtgttggcagcagctgctgatcCCAAGGTAAGAAGAGCTGGCTCTCCTTCCACCTCCCTCTCACCAATAATTTTATATGTACCCAGAGCCTCACTGCTCCTCTGGGGTTTAGAGCAGTGTCATTACAGAAGAAATCTTGGAAACAGTAGTGCTGAGCATCTGTGGGTGGCTCTAGgggccttccttccttccttccttcctgccttcctgccttcctgccttcctgccttcctgccttcctgtctgccttccttccttccttccttccttccttccttccttccttccttccttccttccttccttccttccttccttccttccttccttccttccttccttccttccttccttccttccttccttccgaattccttccttccgaattccttccttccgaattccttccttccttccttccgaattccttccttccttccgaattccttccttccttccttccttccgaattccttccgaattccttccgaattccttccgaattccttccttccttccgaattccttccttccgaattccttccttccgaattccttcctccctcatttcctccctccctccctccctccctccctgcctgcctctctCCCTCTACCATTCCTCTCATGGGAAACATCAAAACATAAACCCAAACCTGGATAGCTATTACCTTTCTGGGAACGGGATGCTGCTCCTGAGCTGATTTCGCAGGACGCACAATTTGTCTGGGTCACCTGAACTTTGAATGGGATGCAGGACATCACCTGCTTGCCATGGGGCAGGAGAAGGGTGTGTAGAGCAGAGTGTGTGGAGGAGTCAAGGAGAGGTGGAGAAGCAGTATTACATGGTTtgtaaaaatggaaaacatgGAGAAATGTAGGGAGGGAGTTGAGGAGAGGGGAGTGGGGTTGACCATAGCAGATAGCTGGGCTTAGTGTCAGCTACTCTTTATGTAAACTGCAGCAAAATCAACCAGCAGTGTTTAGCTGGACTCATGTGGTGCTATCTGGGACCTGCACACTGCTGTATGAACCAGGACTGCGCAAAAGCCCCCCATCATCTTCATTctggcttttgttttatttctgactCACAAATTATGGGCTCAGGAGCAAAGGCAGCTAAGCCCATGATGTTACTGCCAAGACCCACACGGGAGTGCGGGGGCCAGATGAGCTGTGGTGGCAACGATCTGTCCTGGGGGACTTGCACTGGGCGGGGTGTGGGAGCCTGCCTGGATCCCCC
This genomic interval from Aphelocoma coerulescens isolate FSJ_1873_10779 chromosome 2, UR_Acoe_1.0, whole genome shotgun sequence contains the following:
- the TWIST1 gene encoding twist-related protein 1, which produces MMQQDESNSPVSPADDSLSNSEEEPDRQQLPNNKRGGRKRRSSRRSAGGAVGAADEPCSPAQGKRGKKCGAGGGGGGGGSSSGGGSPQSYEELQTQRVMANVRERQRTQSLNEAFAALRKIIPTLPSDKLSKIQTLKLAARYIDFLYQVLQSDELDSKMASCSYVAHERLSYAFSVWRMEGAWSMSASH